Genomic DNA from Misgurnus anguillicaudatus chromosome 18, ASM2758022v2, whole genome shotgun sequence:
ATGTTATGAACATAACATAATGAACATAACATATCTgcacatatacagtatacatgtgtatatatactgtacatgtgcAGATATGTTATGTTCATAACTTTAGGTATTGCCCTAAACGTtaccaaataaataaagctGCATTCAAATGAGATATATGGCATACTGGCATTTTTTGACTAaaatgataaataataataaagtaaatgttgttattcttaaatattttatttaatcatttttccATAACTCTCTCCTCTCTTATTCCCTACAGTTGTCAGATCACTACGGCAATATTTTCAGCCTGCGCCTGGGAAGTCTGAACACTGTCGTTGTGAATAAATACAGCATGGTAAAGGAAGCTCTTATTGATCAAGCAAACATTTTCACAGGCCGTCCAACTAATGATGTGCTTGAAAGAATAATGAAGTGCCAAGGTATATATTAATCTTTGTGAAAAAAGATCTATTATTAATCTATTTAGCTGCTATGTGATACTTTACACTGTGATGTCTGACAACAGGTGTAACCTTTAATAATGGCTACAGCTGGAAGCAACAGAGGCGTTTCACTCTTAGTACTCTCAAATATTTTGGTGTGGGAAAGAAGAGCTTGGAATCCAGCATCATGGAAGAGTACGAATTCCTGCACCAGGCAATCATGGATACCAATGGTACAGTGTCTGTTTTGTGTTGATGTTTTCAAGGTTGTTATAGTTAGAAccacatattatgtttgttttaagaTATTCAAACTTATGTTACCTCATGTTATTGGACGACCATACTGAGTTTGAATTTTACACTTTTACATCCTCTTAGGAGTGCCATTCGACCcccattattttattaacaatgCTGTCTCCAACATCATTTGCTGCATGGTGTTTGGAAGGAGGTTTGAGTACACCGACCAGAGGTTTCAAAAGATGCTAGGTCTGTTGTCTAAAGCCCTTAAACTACAGACATCAGTGTGGATTCAGGTACTCACTGACTGAATAACAGTATTGGTGatgattataaatatataaggagttcagatgcaaaaccattTATGTGTGCTACTTATCCATTATTCATTTATAGCTTTATGGGGCTTTTCCTGCTATAATGGATCTTCTGCCAGGACCTCATAAGGACCTTTTCTCCTGCTTTGAACAAGTTCGTGATTTTATTAAGGAAGAGGTTGATAAACATTATGAAGACTGGGATAGTTCATCACCCAGAGATTTTATAGACTGCTATCTAACTGAGATGCAGAAGGTACTTTCTTGCTTacatttaacaaaaaagaaccatattaatatattttaattagaaaAACAAAGCTAATGAGAGACTCCCTATGTTGTTTATAATGCCTCTGTGTTGTTTATAGAGAAAAGATGATCTGGAAGCAGGATTTCATGAAGAGGGTCTGCATTACAGCGTTCTTGATTTGTTTGTGGCAGGAACAGAGACCACATCAACCACACTTTTGTGGGCTTTTGTGTACATGATAAAATACCCAGAAATCAAAGGTAATATGCTCCAATTTCTTCTAAATGTGTCCAATGAAATATGTGACGTGTtttacataatgatttttgtAGGGGATTGTAGGTTAGTTAAATTTAGTAGTATGTTAAAGGGTTCtttcccagactaaaatgcatgtttgaggtgccttaatttaaaacatcttgcactgaggTATCTACAGatgggaaaataagtatttgacacatcagcatttttatcagaaagggtgggctattgacacaacattcacaccagatgcagccatcaagccaaacacTGGactcatacaaagaaatcagaacacccaagtatacaagttgaatcataataaataaagtgaaatgacacagacaataagtattgaacacatgaagagaacaaggtgcaaagtggcatagaaagccaggagatcaactgaaatctgtcagtattgagagagaaaccctgccccctagcagtactaattgatatcagctgctttagtcctaattgatggcctataaaggcttctcattacccaggaggcacacaggaaagacttcataATGGGTAAAggcaaagaactctctcaagatcttcgtaatcttttcattgaaaagcattttgatgggaatggttataAGGCCATTTTtcagaatgctgaatgttcctgtgagcactgtaGGGGCCATTATCtggaaatggaaagagcatcacttcaccattaaccggccacgatcaggtgctcaacgtaagatccctgtccgTGGAGTCCAAACAATAATCAggagagccaagaaccactcgggcagaacttcaggaaCTGAAAGGTTTCAAAGAAagtgtttcaaagaaaactataagcatTGCACTGAACtgccatggcatccatgcacACTCACAATGCAAGACTCCactgctgaacaaaaagcatgttgaggctcggttaaagtctgtgaaagagcatttggagaagcctgtggattattgggagactatagtatgATGAAAgaaaaattgaactttttggcagtccttctacacaccatgtttggagaagaaatggcactgcccaccaccccaagaacaccataccaacgGTTAAGTTTGATggtggaagcatcatggtttggggctgcttttcagcaaggggtactggcagacttcatgTTATTAaaggcaggatgaatggagaaatgttgataatgaaaagagggtggacatttcagcaaAACAATGATCCAAAGcacaaggccaaggaaacaatgaagtggtttcaaagaaagaaaatcaagttgcttgaatggcctagtcaatcacctgaccttaatcccatagaaaatccatagagagaactgaagatcaaagttcatgaAAGAGGCCAAAGGAACCTTCAatatttaaagaccatttgtgtgaaAGAATGgtccagaatcactcctgagcactGCAtacgactggtctctccatataAGAGGCGTCTAGAAGTTGTAATCCCCAAAAAAAGGCTTTTCTACATAGTATTacataaagtgtgttcaatacttgttccctgtgtcatttcactttgtTTATtgtgactcaacttgtatacttggatgttctgatttctttgtgtGAGTTCAgtgtttggcttgatggctacatctggtggaactTTTGTGTCGGTGGCCCACTTGGAGGTCCCCTTGCTGATAAaagatgctgatgtgtcaaatacttattttccccgctgtatatcAGTGCTAcagttttgtctcaagatgcacaccagtattgtgtttttgtaaggtctgtttgtaaaaactacttaaatgtcctaatataactaagacaTAGTCCTgcattaatctaaaccctgtccgggaaactgcccttTAATGTTTTGTGTTTACACATTCAGAAAAGGTTCAAGCAGAAATAGACAAAGTTGTTGGACGATCCCGCCGACCCAGGATAGATGACAGAGCCAACATGCCATACACTGATGCTGTCATTCATGAGGTCCAGAGAATAGGCAATGTTGTGCCCCTCAGTGTGCCAAGAATGACCAATGAGAATACAATATTAGGAGGATATTTCATTCCAAAGGTGAGATTCCAAAATCTCAGTAAACTTTCATTTAACTCTACGCCAGGTAGTTTTATTCAGCCAGATCAGGAGTGATCCTTAAACGTTAAGTaagatttgtcattttaaagtggTTCAGAAATCTACAACTTgacaaatacaatttaaaaaaacgtCCCGAATGTGCGTGATGTAACTCTGTCTGaagcacccaccgctagcctagcttagcataaagactggaagtaaatggctccagctagcatactgctcccaacaAGCGACAAAACAACGCCAACACTTTCCCATTTATATGTTGttatttgtatagtcacagtttgtacaaataacaaggtgatatgagacacagccatcttttaactgtatacatactgggaactatgttctcagaaggcgaagcactccTACTTTGGCGAAGTGATTAGCGCAACACTTGCgcaaactctctgctcctcaccacagggcttctcaggtgctgcgagcaaatcactccccaagtagcagtgcttcaaatcacaacatataaattgGAAAATGTTGGTGTTATTTAGGTTGTTTGATGTCACtattcaatatttttattcAAAGGGTACACAGATCATACCAAACCTGACATCGGTACTTTCTGAGGAGACAATGTGGAAGTCACCAAATGTATTTGACCCCCATAATTTTCTCAACACTGAAGGAAGGTTTGAAAAACCTGAGGCTTTTATTCCTTTTTCAGCAGGTACATTTCTTATGTTCACCTTACAGATTACAGAATTTAAACTGcatgtaaaatgtaataatgtaataatattgcgttttattttaagcatttgtttattttcccaTTTGCAAGCAACTGTATATGCTATATAaactttaatgtgttttttttcctcTCAGGAAAACGCTCATGTCCAGGAGAAACGCTTGCACGTACGGAGCTGTTTCTCTTCTTTACATCCCTTTTACAATCTTTCAGTCTCTCTCCTGCAGTGGGAACTCAAATAAGCCTAGACTTTAAATTTGGAATGACACTTTCCCCAAAGCCATTTAAAATAGGTTTCATTCCCCGTTAGTAGGATTACACAAATTTTGTTGCAATGCACATATTGTATTCTAGAAAACTGAGGTTGTACTGATTTATGTCCAAGTAAAATTGCCTTTAGTAtttcaaaaaaaaacaaatgttaccTTCAGGGAGCAGGTGAAAATGTCATGCATTCCTTTTCTCATTTAACATTCCAGGCATGATGGACATGGCTACAGGCTATGGAGGATGAAGTATGACTTGAGTGtaaagaaatatataaataaatgaataaatacagaaataaataaattaatgaatacaTAAATGCAGAAATAAGTAATGAATTAAAcccataaataaatgaataaatacagatataacaaaaaaaaatgtgtcaaaagtatcagcttttaattttattatttttgcaccATTTGTGTTATACTACATTTATTAATGCagttctacatttatttatttgtgcattTCTGTGTCCGTATGTTAATAAGGGCAGTCCCACCCTCTCTCGATTCAGGATTGTTTAAATAGGATTATTGTGTCTGTGGCTCCACTACTGCGGCTACATACATTGGTGGTGGatgaggagattcccccgttcatatgtaaagcgctttgagtactgggaaaagcgctatgtaaatgtaaggaattattCTTATTATACAATCCTTAGGTGACTTCTCTTCCAGTTTGTAAGGCTTAGATGAGAGGCTCTAGTAAAGAACTGCACATGGAgtaaattattttgtgtgtgaGAGAAAATATGATTTGTTCTTCTAAGTGAAATGATAAAGGGGTAAGATTAAGAATGAAGCAAAACGGAATAATTAgatgtaaataaagtttaatcTGTGTTACTTTGTGTTTACCAATAAACACTATTGCAACAATTACTCTTGCAAACCCCCAGTCCCTGATGATTTCTCAGCccctaatgttttaaaaacctAGAAACGCCTATGAGGTTCCATGCAGCTGGTAAATCATATTTTGcttatgaatatatatataaaagcaTGCATAGCATACACGCCAGTGGCGGCCGTTAACTTctttttgagggcgcacgatgcgaagtttgtcacaacatgtatgtagcccgtcatgtgtgtggttcgcaatttcaaaatatgtgttctgcgctttgagagatcttatgcatcacgtgtcttgccaaaataagtgccttctgcagacgcgtctaaagggttaatgAAAAGAGACACTGCCAGTTTTGAGTGTTGTGAGATACCACAGACCTTCTTGtcccacacacaaaaaatgttcCTGCAATTCATCATAACTTATGTTTCAAATATTTGAACACTTTAATAGAATGAATATTGAGGTTATGCCAGTCCTTCAACAGAAAGGTTATTGGAGATCAAACGTTCCTCTTTGGCAGCATGTGAGGGGTAGCCTATGTCAGAAGAACTGTTTTCAGTTATTTTGCTTATCTGGAATGTACAtcattaaatttatttaagtcttCAAAGTGTcagcatttttatatttaaaagcacaGTTGAGCTATTAAAAGCCATATGTAAATAATTATGTAAGCCTATAGGGAGCTTATCACCCCTATAGTTCTGTCCTCACTTTAGTAATTTTCTCTTGGTACCAAAGTTCCTTTCACGTTTATTATTGTATATAGCAGTGAACTGTCAGCAAAGAACTAATATTGACAAGAAGTGAAAACTAATATAACCTTCCAATGCAACACCAGCGCTCAGCAGCAGTCCTATACTTtcgccattttggagtgaatGCGACTGGGCAGTCCATTGCTGTCTGCTTTGTTGTAAAACAATCACTAGACTAGTGATCATCAAATCCTTTGAACAGTTTATTTTACAGactttccctactgaaaaatccagctaagaccagcataagctggtgagctggttttggctggtatcctattgctggtgtagcaagctggtctagctgggtTTTGGTCACCTttaaagctggtctagctgtgttttgctCACCTTTTaggctggtctagctgtgttttggtcactttttaagcggacgaccagctgacccaccagctttgccaggctagGAGggccagcttaaaccagctactgccacctttaaccagctaccagcttatggtATTTTTCAGTAGGATTGTGTCTTTTTTCACAAATCTTTGCTATCTAGAAACCATGTTTCAATTAAAATTAGTTTAATGTCAAGTATTAGCATTATAAACACCAACGTATGAAATTTAATTAAGGACATGCAAAAACAGCCACTGTCTCCAAAAGTATTGAATTGTTCAATTGTGTGTTCcaggggatttaaaaaaaaaccatATTCAAACCTAGTGAAATAATAGTAACTAGTAAATGTGTAAAGTTGCATAAAATGGAAATACTAAATGTAGGCTAAAACTACCTCGATCTCACACGTTGGCATTTTCTCTCCAAAATGGCAGACGCGCTGGGGAAGCACCACCTAGTGGCTATTACCAAAAAAGAATCAGCGTTTCGGCCCTTGGGTTCTATACTCTTTGATTATAGTCAGTTGTCTCTAGTCTTCAACAGTCTTTGGCAGTAGCTACAACGCAGAAGTCAAGGAAATGTCTGTGATGGATCTGCTACAGCTTTACGAGTGGATCGACATCAAGTGCATTTTAATATTcttatgtgtgtttttgttattgGGTGATTATATCCGAAATAAACCTCCGAAAAACTTTCCTCCAGGACCCTGGTCTTTGCCGATTATTGGAGATCTTCATCATATCGATCACACGAGAATTCATCTTCAGTTTTTAGAGGTAAAAACTTCAGCCACAAAGGTGttgtattattatttgaaaCGCAGATACTGCAGGCTATAcattacatttctaacaataaaaaaatatttttttaaggatGCCAAAGTAAGttgttgaaaatgaaaaatgttacgtcctttaatctttttttatcgTTAATATAATGTAGTAAGATTTATCAAATCACGCGATAAGGCCCAAAAAGCAGTGATTTATCGTGAATTTTCTGGGTGGTGTTTAACCAGTGTTTAACAATATTGCTTTTAAAAACCATTATGCAATACCATACCTGGCaaaaattcataaaataaacgcacagaagcaaataaataaataaataaattcttcCGCCAAGCAATGTATTTTTTAGAAGCAGAATGGTTGGCAAGCAACATGCACGTATACAGCGCAGataccaaatatatatttacccTTTGGTAATACTTGCGTAATGCGGTCACAGGTGTATTTCTGACGTTGGTAGGCGTGTTCTGTCTACATCATGTGGATGTAGACCGATCAGCTTGTGACATCAttgtaccgcgagagcgtttcgaAGGCAAAACTTTCATGTCATAGGTCGATCGTTCTGCGCAGAGACGCATGGAATCTTAACCATGGActaaataatacttttaataTGATTAAAGCAGtaaatataacacattttatGTTACATTAAAACCATATCTGTCCTGTGTATTTAAACCTTTCCAATACATGTTTTTTCACACCATATTTTAGAGTTTGCAAAAAAATATGGCAAAATCTTCAGCATTAGAATTGGTCCAAGAATAGTTGTGTTGGATGGGTATAAACTAGTAAAGGAGGTGTATGTACAACAAGGGGACAACCTCGCTGATCGACCCAATATACCTTTATATGAGTTCTTTGAAAACAGAGGTGAGTCCTGGAATCTTAAAATGTCAGGATGATTATTTATTCTTATCTTAACCGTAAATTGACTAAGAGTACTATGAAGAACAACATAAATGAATCACCTGCTAATAAATGTTTATCAAAAATCCACATTTGTGTCcttgtatgttttaataaattgcTGTTAGATTCACACATGTTGTTAAAGACATGAGAAATGGTGACATTTAACTACAAATAGTGTTATGTAAACAGGTTTAGTTGCCTCCAGTGGTTATAAATGGAAGCAACAGAGAAGATTTGCACTCTCAACACTTAGGAATTTTGGATTGGGAAAAAAAAGCCTTGAACCATCCATCCACCTTGAATGTCGCTTTTTCAATGAAGCCATTGCAAATGAACATGGTGTGTATTAATAGTTCTCTTTATGTGAGGTTTGTCGGTGGTACATTGTAACTTACTACAGTTTCTTATGTTTCCAGGTAGACCATTTGATCCTCAGGTCCTGCTGAACAACGCTGTGTCAAATGTGATCTGTGTCCTTGTGTTTGGTAATCGATTTGAGTACAGCGACAATGAATTCCAGTCTCTGTTGAAGAAGATGAGCGAGGCTGTGTATCTTGAGGGCGGCATCTGTGCTCAAGTATACATTTCAACTCATTCGGAGTCACAGAAAAAACATACTTTACTAAGTTaaattatacttagttaatctgACTTTTAGTTCTCCTTTTCTTTAGCTTTATAACATGTTTCCATGGATCATGAAGCGACTGCCTGGATCACACCAGAAAATAATTGCTCTGTGGAAGGAGGTTATTGACTTTGTTCGTGAGAAGGTGAATACACACAGGGTGGACTATGATCCATCAGATCCTCGAGACTACATCGACTCCTTCCTTAGTGAGATGGATAAAGTAAGAATATTTCTGGGTTGTTTGTAAATGAAGGGGATTAACAGTGGTCTAGTAAGCATAGCTTTATTGGTATAgcaaaaaatttaagtttttttatgttgtttagtTGAAGGAGGACAAAGATGCTGGGTTTGACATAGAAAACTTGTGCATCTGTACAACGGATCTGTTTGTGGCAGGAACTGAGACCACCACCACCACTTTATACTGGGGTCTTCTCTGCATGATCAAATATCCTGAGATACAGGGTGAGTGTGATTTCTATCAGAAATGGTTTCAACACAATCATTTTATTTCCACAATAGTCCTAATATC
This window encodes:
- the cyp2v1 gene encoding cytochrome P450, family 2, subfamily V, polypeptide 1, with product MVLKNLLPFASGLWTDTGALLLFFFLFLLIADRLRNTKARNYPPGPTPLPFIGNLFNLDAKQPHIHLTKLSDHYGNIFSLRLGSLNTVVVNKYSMVKEALIDQANIFTGRPTNDVLERIMKCQGVTFNNGYSWKQQRRFTLSTLKYFGVGKKSLESSIMEEYEFLHQAIMDTNGVPFDPHYFINNAVSNIICCMVFGRRFEYTDQRFQKMLGLLSKALKLQTSVWIQLYGAFPAIMDLLPGPHKDLFSCFEQVRDFIKEEVDKHYEDWDSSSPRDFIDCYLTEMQKRKDDLEAGFHEEGLHYSVLDLFVAGTETTSTTLLWAFVYMIKYPEIKEKVQAEIDKVVGRSRRPRIDDRANMPYTDAVIHEVQRIGNVVPLSVPRMTNENTILGGYFIPKGTQIIPNLTSVLSEETMWKSPNVFDPHNFLNTEGRFEKPEAFIPFSAGKRSCPGETLARTELFLFFTSLLQSFSLSPAVGTQISLDFKFGMTLSPKPFKIGFIPR
- the LOC129429260 gene encoding cytochrome P450 2J4 isoform X3; translated protein: MSVMDLLQLYEWIDIKCILIFLCVFLLLGDYIRNKPPKNFPPGPWSLPIIGDLHHIDHTRIHLQFLEFAKKYGKIFSIRIGPRIVVLDGYKLVKEVYVQQGDNLADRPNIPLYEFFENRGLVASSGYKWKQQRRFALSTLRNFGLGKKSLEPSIHLECRFFNEAIANEHGRPFDPQVLLNNAVSNVICVLVFGNRFEYSDNEFQSLLKKMSEAVYLEGGICAQLYNMFPWIMKRLPGSHQKIIALWKEVIDFVREKVNTHRVDYDPSDPRDYIDSFLSEMDKLKEDKDAGFDIENLCICTTDLFVAGTETTTTTLYWGLLCMIKYPEIQAKVQEEIDCVVGGERQPSISDKDKLPYTNAVIHEIQRIGNIVPINLARVVGETTQIGKYSIPKGTIVTSNLTSVLFDESEWETPHSFNPNHFLDAEGKFRRRDAFLPFSIGKRVCLGEQLARMELFLFFSSLLQRFTLSSPAGVEPSLDYKLGSTHCPQPYKLCAVAR